The proteins below come from a single Plantactinospora sp. KBS50 genomic window:
- a CDS encoding diacylglycerol kinase: MTAHDLRGGTVPAGGLADGPVAVLANPTAGRGRHRDLLPAILDRLSATGRDVRLLAADSAAQSRAACAAAVAEGAAALVAVGGDGTVHQALQAVAGTDVGFGPVPAGTGNDFAVDTGFPAEPLAAAQAVADALAAGRTRPVDLARLSAADGTVSWYGAVLAAGFDAIVNERANRMRWPRGPRRYDLAIVVELARLRPRRYTLRLDGRPVDVDAVLVAVGNCASYGGGMRICPAADPTDGLLDVVVGGRFSRPALMRVKPSIYRGSHVLHPLVTTYRARTVELAAEGITTYADGERSAALPVTITAVPGAVRLLG; this comes from the coding sequence GTGACCGCACACGATCTGCGCGGCGGGACGGTCCCCGCCGGTGGCCTCGCCGACGGCCCGGTGGCGGTGCTGGCCAACCCGACCGCCGGCCGGGGCCGGCACCGGGACCTGCTGCCGGCGATTCTCGACCGGCTCTCCGCGACCGGCCGGGACGTCCGGCTGCTGGCCGCGGACAGCGCCGCGCAGAGCCGGGCGGCCTGCGCGGCGGCCGTCGCCGAGGGCGCCGCGGCGCTGGTCGCGGTGGGCGGCGACGGAACCGTGCACCAGGCGCTCCAGGCGGTCGCCGGCACGGACGTCGGATTCGGCCCGGTACCGGCCGGCACCGGCAACGACTTCGCGGTGGACACCGGCTTCCCGGCCGAGCCGCTGGCCGCGGCGCAGGCCGTGGCGGACGCCCTCGCGGCCGGCCGGACCCGGCCGGTGGACCTGGCCCGGCTGAGCGCCGCCGACGGGACCGTGAGCTGGTACGGCGCCGTGCTGGCCGCCGGCTTCGACGCGATCGTGAACGAGCGGGCCAACCGGATGCGCTGGCCCCGCGGACCCCGCCGGTACGACCTGGCGATCGTGGTGGAACTGGCCCGGCTGCGACCCCGCCGGTACACGCTGCGGCTGGACGGGCGGCCGGTGGACGTGGACGCGGTGCTGGTGGCGGTGGGCAACTGCGCCAGCTACGGCGGCGGGATGCGGATCTGCCCGGCCGCCGACCCGACCGACGGGCTGCTCGACGTGGTGGTCGGCGGCCGGTTCAGCCGGCCGGCGCTGATGCGGGTGAAGCCGAGCATCTACCGGGGCAGCCACGTGCTGCACCCGCTGGTCACCACCTACCGGGCGCGCACCGTGGAACTCGCGGCCGAGGGGATCACCACGTACGCGGACGGGGAGCGGTCGGCGGCGCTGCCGGTGACGATCACCGCGGTGCCGGGGGCGGTCCGGCTGCTGGGCTGA
- the tatA gene encoding Sec-independent protein translocase subunit TatA has product MGALRPWHIAVLVVVLILLFGAKRLPDAARSLGRSMRIIKAETKGLVDDDQDLAEKADAQAGRTPLPPNTAQQQQPYTAQQQPVADPVHRVRDN; this is encoded by the coding sequence ATGGGTGCCCTCAGGCCCTGGCACATTGCCGTACTCGTGGTCGTCCTGATCCTGCTGTTCGGCGCGAAGCGGCTCCCCGACGCGGCCCGCTCGCTCGGGCGGTCCATGCGGATCATCAAGGCCGAGACGAAGGGGCTGGTCGACGACGACCAGGACCTCGCCGAGAAGGCCGACGCGCAGGCCGGCCGGACGCCGCTGCCGCCGAACACGGCCCAACAACAGCAGCCGTACACGGCGCAGCAGCAGCCCGTCGCCGACCCGGTGCACCGGGTACGCGACAACTGA
- the tatC gene encoding twin-arginine translocase subunit TatC, whose amino-acid sequence MAFALRKRGPSNFDRAADGSMTLMEHIRELRSRLFKASLGILVGFGLGLWLAKPVRRLLQEPYCGLPHSLDAQGQCNFVQLGPADLFLLDLKIALWVGLVLAAPVWLYQLWAFIAPGLHRHERRYAYVFTALAAPLFAGGAVLAFFVVQKGLEFLLDFSSGDIRTTLDITRYISFVTNLIMLFGVAFEFPLIILMLNFVGLVTGRRLLSWWRIVIFLFFAFSAVVTPTPDPFGMTALGLCLCALYFAAVAVAFVNDKRRGRGREVYAGIGDDEISPLPASDGEQVEAGQRAEAISPVADPEPVAPPRPIDRGYDDMT is encoded by the coding sequence GTGGCCTTCGCCCTTCGTAAGCGCGGACCGAGCAACTTCGACCGGGCCGCCGACGGCTCCATGACGCTCATGGAGCACATCCGGGAGCTGCGTAGCCGGCTGTTCAAGGCATCCCTCGGCATCCTGGTCGGCTTCGGGTTGGGCCTCTGGCTCGCCAAGCCGGTCCGCCGGCTGCTCCAGGAGCCGTACTGTGGCCTGCCCCACTCCCTCGACGCGCAGGGTCAGTGCAACTTCGTCCAGCTCGGGCCGGCCGACCTGTTCCTGCTCGACCTCAAGATCGCGCTCTGGGTCGGCCTGGTGCTCGCGGCGCCGGTCTGGCTCTACCAGCTCTGGGCCTTCATCGCGCCCGGCCTGCATCGGCACGAGCGGCGATACGCCTACGTCTTCACCGCGCTGGCCGCGCCGCTGTTCGCCGGGGGTGCGGTGCTGGCGTTCTTCGTGGTGCAGAAGGGTCTGGAGTTTCTTCTCGACTTCTCAAGCGGCGATATCCGGACAACTCTGGACATCACTCGCTATATCTCGTTTGTCACCAACCTGATCATGCTGTTCGGGGTGGCCTTCGAGTTCCCGTTGATCATCCTGATGCTCAACTTTGTCGGCCTGGTCACCGGCCGCCGGCTGCTGAGCTGGTGGCGGATCGTCATCTTCCTGTTCTTCGCCTTCTCCGCGGTGGTGACGCCGACCCCCGACCCCTTCGGCATGACCGCACTCGGCCTGTGTCTGTGCGCGCTGTACTTCGCGGCCGTGGCGGTGGCGTTCGTCAACGACAAGCGCCGCGGCCGGGGCCGGGAGGTGTACGCGGGCATCGGTGACGACGAGATCTCGCCGCTGCCCGCCAGCGACGGCGAACAGGTCGAGGCCGGCCAGCGGGCCGAGGCGATCAGCCCGGTGGCCGACCCGGAGCCGGTGGCCCCGCCCCGGCCGATCGACCGGGGCTACGACGACATGACCTGA
- a CDS encoding YafY family protein translates to MSRTRTERLVNLVICLLSTRRFLTAAQIAATVPGYEHDPDDVRDHEAFQRKFERDKAELRELGVPLETGTASAFDSEPGYRIAHREYALPEILLEPDEAAAVGIAARLWQHAGLAAAASSGLAKLRAAGIDVDPQATLGLEPVVTADPALGPLTTAARERRAVGFDYRTPDDDASTARRLQPWGVVCWRGRWYVVGHDLDREATRCFRLSRIVGKVRGSGSPGAFEPPAGVDLISHVASWSGPIERPGRATVLVRPGRAAGLRRWAREVAPDAAGDWLVLPYADAESLAGTLAGYGPDVRVLDPPEVREAVIQRLKEAVARHDEIPAGQVPA, encoded by the coding sequence GTGTCCCGGACCCGTACCGAACGCCTGGTCAACCTGGTGATCTGTCTGCTGTCCACCCGGCGGTTCCTGACAGCGGCGCAGATCGCCGCCACCGTGCCCGGCTACGAGCACGATCCGGACGACGTCCGCGACCACGAGGCGTTCCAGCGCAAGTTCGAGCGGGACAAGGCCGAGCTGCGCGAGTTGGGCGTTCCGCTGGAGACCGGGACGGCCAGCGCGTTCGACTCCGAGCCGGGCTACCGGATCGCGCACCGGGAGTACGCGCTGCCGGAGATCCTGCTGGAGCCGGACGAGGCCGCGGCCGTCGGCATCGCGGCGCGGCTCTGGCAGCACGCCGGGCTGGCCGCGGCGGCCTCCTCGGGGCTGGCCAAGCTGCGCGCAGCCGGCATCGACGTCGATCCGCAGGCCACCCTCGGGCTGGAACCGGTGGTCACCGCCGATCCGGCGCTCGGGCCGCTGACCACGGCGGCCCGGGAGCGCCGGGCGGTCGGCTTCGACTACCGAACCCCGGACGACGACGCCTCGACCGCCCGCCGGCTCCAGCCGTGGGGCGTGGTGTGCTGGCGTGGCCGCTGGTACGTGGTGGGTCACGACCTGGACCGGGAGGCCACCCGCTGCTTCCGGCTTTCCCGCATCGTGGGAAAGGTGCGCGGGTCGGGTTCGCCCGGGGCGTTCGAGCCGCCGGCCGGGGTCGATCTGATCAGCCACGTGGCCAGTTGGTCCGGCCCGATCGAGCGACCCGGCCGGGCCACCGTGCTGGTCCGCCCGGGCCGCGCCGCCGGGCTGCGCCGGTGGGCCCGGGAGGTGGCCCCGGACGCCGCGGGGGATTGGTTGGTCCTGCCGTACGCCGACGCCGAGTCGCTGGCCGGCACCCTGGCCGGGTACGGGCCGGACGTGCGGGTGCTGGATCCGCCGGAGGTCCGGGAGGCGGTCATCCAGCGGCTCAAGGAGGCCGTGGCCCGGCACGACGAGATCCCGGCCGGGCAGGTGCCGGCATGA